A genomic segment from Streptomyces sp. NBC_00654 encodes:
- a CDS encoding CdaR family transcriptional regulator — translation MSDLHARMAARVGDLTAVVVARCAAESPFYGALPRTTLQGEVARSIAAVHALLLRALRDGGGGPMGPGDLTRLIEWSARRAEERVPLEAVIAAYLIGAEVWWQTLTEVAEPGELAGAGAKLLACLHAALPAVVLAHQNAQEDLHSEDKRVRRALLGALLAGRPYEELAGVARVAVVGEHEVVAFAFGSDPPSRLVQSSLDAFTGIPVLMDHVARIALLPGRSDVPGLVARLEKDVGQPVHAAAARSSVPTAISSAAREAGRVLDLVRRLGRPPGCYRLDDVLLEHQLARPGDGLVRLAAKLDPLEEHPYLLETLRVFVERGLNRRRTALELCVHRNTLDYRLQRVSALTGLDLAVPAQARLIQAALVARDLAGPADQRGVTGAQGPAGAAESG, via the coding sequence ATGTCGGACCTGCACGCCCGGATGGCCGCCCGGGTCGGTGACCTCACAGCCGTCGTGGTCGCGCGCTGCGCGGCGGAGTCGCCGTTCTACGGGGCGCTGCCCCGCACCACCCTCCAGGGCGAGGTGGCGCGGTCCATCGCGGCGGTGCACGCGCTGTTGCTCAGGGCACTGCGCGACGGCGGCGGGGGTCCGATGGGGCCGGGTGATCTGACCCGGCTCATCGAGTGGTCGGCGCGCCGGGCCGAGGAGCGCGTCCCCCTGGAGGCGGTGATCGCCGCGTACCTGATCGGCGCCGAGGTGTGGTGGCAGACGCTGACCGAGGTCGCGGAGCCCGGCGAGCTGGCCGGGGCGGGCGCCAAGCTGCTCGCCTGCCTGCACGCCGCGCTGCCCGCGGTCGTCCTCGCCCACCAGAACGCCCAGGAGGACCTCCACAGCGAGGACAAGCGCGTACGGCGGGCCCTGCTCGGCGCCCTGCTGGCAGGACGGCCGTACGAGGAGCTGGCGGGCGTGGCGCGGGTGGCCGTGGTGGGTGAGCACGAGGTGGTTGCCTTCGCGTTCGGGTCCGACCCGCCGAGCAGACTGGTGCAGTCCTCGCTCGACGCCTTCACCGGGATCCCGGTGCTGATGGACCACGTCGCTCGGATCGCCCTGTTGCCGGGCAGGTCCGACGTGCCGGGCCTGGTGGCCCGGCTGGAGAAGGACGTGGGGCAGCCCGTGCACGCCGCCGCCGCCCGCTCCTCCGTACCGACGGCCATCTCCTCGGCGGCGCGGGAGGCCGGCCGCGTGCTGGATCTCGTCCGGCGCCTGGGACGCCCGCCCGGGTGCTACCGCCTCGACGACGTGCTGCTGGAGCACCAGCTCGCGCGCCCCGGGGACGGCCTGGTGCGGCTGGCGGCCAAGCTCGACCCCCTGGAGGAGCATCCGTACCTGCTGGAGACGCTGCGCGTGTTCGTGGAGCGGGGGCTCAACCGCCGCCGGACGGCGCTGGAGCTGTGCGTCCACCGCAACACCCTGGACTACCGGTTGCAGCGAGTCAGCGCGCTGACGGGCCTCGACCTCGCGGTTCCCGCGCAGGCGCGGCTGATCCAGGCGGCGCTCGTCGCCAGGGACCTGGCCGGGCCCGCGGATCAGCGCGGGGTCACCGGAGCGCAGGGACCCGCAGGAGCGGCGGAGAGCGGATGA
- a CDS encoding hydantoinase B/oxoprolinase family protein, protein MPTNPHPASRPADTGAGRGATTDAAAFARPGASDTQTRAVWSVITGMYAAYTRQDRPAIDASRVGYKLLVSGEVPLNGGSFDPLEVVTRPGSMLAAVEPAACQYYYSHLGQGVRPAQGGRIMTRRIQRTLPSRTSSVDTASVSPNDTRQTYVGMPRVCHAMSPLSPTSRRPGAVRGHARGTARTAGPGVSD, encoded by the coding sequence GTGCCCACGAACCCGCACCCCGCCTCCCGCCCCGCCGATACCGGTGCCGGTCGCGGTGCCACAACCGATGCCGCCGCGTTCGCACGCCCGGGTGCCTCGGACACCCAGACCCGGGCCGTCTGGTCGGTGATCACCGGGATGTACGCGGCCTACACCCGTCAGGACCGGCCGGCGATCGACGCCAGCCGGGTCGGCTACAAGCTCCTGGTCAGCGGTGAAGTGCCTCTCAACGGCGGCTCGTTCGATCCCCTGGAGGTGGTGACCCGGCCCGGCTCCATGCTGGCCGCCGTCGAACCGGCCGCCTGCCAGTACTACTACTCGCACCTCGGGCAGGGCGTGCGTCCTGCACAGGGCGGCCGGATCATGACCCGGCGGATACAGCGGACCTTGCCTTCACGGACCAGCTCGGTCGACACCGCGAGCGTCTCCCCGAATGACACCCGTCAGACGTACGTCGGCATGCCACGGGTGTGCCACGCGATGTCGCCTCTTTCGCCGACGAGCCGGCGGCCGGGAGCGGTTCGGGGACACGCCCGAGGCACTGCCCGCACCGCCGGCCCCGGGGTTTCCGATTGA
- a CDS encoding NACHT domain-containing protein has translation MAFTDGAGGRDRGEAGGRDRGEALLWSAPVGPPPAPPIDTRAQVLPIGELEWSDAERLFLRLLHTVRPVQYAKLFGVPGQAQAGIDAYARLPLALTGGGSGGRDYIVLQSRRVRTMTADRITKAVDDLLKGEWADRTSMFHFATSFDLQNTKLDTAIREQTERLAVLGITFVPWGVQEVSGLLKDRPRIVDDFFGRTWTERFCGPDASQALADNLSHQDSGELRAGLRALYRAVFSAQGGVHPAEDTEPGGEFVVLDVDPHSRRADLIDAEQPEPGVEERRPAEESGDGHTYLASRLGTRRQSFRSARQLLERGGRTASATPGGLAADEWLAGGKYRLLVGRPGVGKSSFLRFMATDLLSTRPQSIALQREHACDLPVWLPFGFLCRHLETSTENSLVSAAEAWLKSQSADHLWPLVRRALRDDRLLLLVDGVDEWSDVGAAERALGTLEAFLGRTQASAVLSTRPYAVDRLNWRRRWEQAEITPLSDGQRRTIAAGILRAGRPDAAGALPPAWSAGVGPFLDQLEATPELDELSRSPLLLTLLAATWRGEPLPRQRFKIYARLVELLVAKHPQMRQRASHARGALLSATDMTTLFAAVAYRLRVKDPAGTVTKPELRALVVESMTDDEVLGYQRAEARRIADGVLAVAEDEFGLIVSHGAGSCGFLHRVVLDHLAGRYLATLPADEQLAAVRRFVRDPAWRDVLLALLTAQVSSRATMPLLAAALDVGGPRWADIDGYELLAEALAAGVALTPASQTDYIGRLVERVETHPSLRHRANLITSLTGVLASRAARPQLLPVMKRWLTAPRPDPSPSMWALRDLGIADDVASEYLLWGIRHPEDGVKVNAALAFAHRFGGRPGPSDRLTAFTETGPSSATQAAAVLALGNGWPDAPETAQVIDWARRQPSRALRLVGLHLVQRGTAGGDAALYRPEERDWLLSLLRREDHLSGPWPTADLVGIAAAGDAQAADFAWETLRTNGRNGGDRGLAWTLACNAFADDPRFKDWVAAQLADPGKRGLILYDVGMIPQRWRDDPAFAQALRPYVDTGLRNILPGRVAGLATALPPADARATLLRGLDASRPYAAARTLVERYADDEHVRAVLTGRLRGDFARAAPMAGVAIDVLGPEEGFALLVSLLRRPDADARTEMRVVVAEAVAHAWTRLETAARGTGAEAGAARETLAGYDPAEPAALCTAVKPRPLMWHVPAVISAWPGQPAVQEFTEQLIHDPRPLTSGIPDTIPAAVLRAYCGRTEAASRRILGNTLDLLKHIGPELREVLTYELARGSLAAADLIDVMTEWKNEPDTEIRRLSLIGLVQAVGLHQQAHIDGTGPGARTSGMEWLRAEITDELCAYGPELEERRQLAWIGMLMLGDLTLIDGIEETIGHSGEPGVELDALYDGDVDQILVGLVAENWDRLCAHFGDGVFDRLNGTSSRTRRTAAERRRHVMSALATVASRYPAIAEMLRREADTDAALRQDARFLLWAKEENRGDEGVLRAVVAKLGQPAHHQEDHVLESMLDRQSWNVSDEVFKEILTEDMADTRSGHVLASGELAAFAQIFPADSVSGAAFRDLETWFGTDPAHRGPRHWDETLAIAFGAAGPRDLPALATRAHSLFRMGLSDVHLPMFVKPLMRRLRRDTDAVEAFRAALRDPMGIREDSPVLAASWDPIADAYPQVRPVQRMYLFAVVLHRADALPRPDAAAAVRVLGSVSPDTVVHNPFTHHEGPLRLAVLDLVAR, from the coding sequence ATGGCGTTCACGGACGGAGCGGGAGGCCGGGACCGTGGCGAGGCAGGGGGCCGGGACCGTGGCGAGGCGCTTCTGTGGTCCGCCCCCGTGGGTCCGCCGCCCGCGCCGCCGATCGACACCAGGGCGCAGGTGCTGCCCATCGGCGAGCTGGAATGGTCCGACGCCGAGCGCCTGTTCCTCAGGCTGCTGCACACCGTCCGGCCCGTCCAGTACGCCAAGCTCTTCGGTGTTCCGGGCCAGGCCCAGGCCGGGATCGACGCCTACGCCCGGCTGCCGCTCGCCCTGACGGGCGGTGGGTCCGGCGGCCGGGACTACATCGTCCTGCAGTCCCGGCGGGTCAGGACGATGACCGCGGACAGGATCACGAAGGCCGTCGACGACCTGCTGAAGGGCGAATGGGCCGACAGGACGTCGATGTTCCACTTCGCCACCTCGTTCGACCTGCAGAACACGAAGCTGGACACCGCGATCCGTGAGCAGACCGAACGGCTGGCCGTGCTCGGGATCACCTTCGTTCCGTGGGGCGTTCAGGAGGTCTCCGGCCTGCTGAAGGACCGTCCCCGTATCGTCGACGACTTCTTCGGCCGGACCTGGACGGAGCGCTTCTGCGGCCCGGACGCGTCCCAGGCCCTCGCGGACAACCTGTCCCACCAGGACAGCGGAGAACTGCGCGCGGGGCTGCGCGCTCTCTACCGGGCCGTCTTCTCCGCACAGGGCGGAGTCCATCCGGCCGAAGACACCGAGCCCGGCGGCGAGTTCGTCGTCCTGGACGTCGATCCCCACAGCCGACGGGCCGACCTGATCGACGCCGAGCAGCCCGAGCCGGGCGTGGAGGAGCGGCGCCCCGCGGAAGAATCGGGCGACGGCCACACCTACCTCGCCTCACGGCTGGGCACCCGCCGGCAGTCGTTCAGGTCGGCCCGTCAGCTGCTCGAGCGCGGCGGGCGGACCGCGTCGGCGACCCCGGGCGGCCTCGCCGCCGACGAGTGGCTGGCGGGCGGCAAGTACCGGCTGCTCGTCGGCCGTCCGGGCGTGGGCAAGTCCAGCTTCCTGCGGTTCATGGCGACGGACCTGCTCTCGACCCGGCCCCAGTCGATCGCGCTGCAACGGGAACACGCCTGCGACCTGCCGGTCTGGCTGCCGTTCGGGTTCCTGTGCCGGCACCTCGAAACGTCGACCGAGAACTCTCTCGTCTCGGCCGCCGAAGCCTGGCTGAAGTCGCAGAGCGCCGACCACCTCTGGCCGCTGGTCCGGCGCGCGCTCCGGGACGACCGCTTGCTGCTGCTCGTCGACGGCGTCGACGAGTGGAGCGATGTCGGCGCGGCCGAGCGCGCCCTCGGGACCCTCGAAGCGTTCCTCGGCCGCACCCAGGCATCAGCGGTCCTTTCCACGCGCCCGTACGCGGTCGACCGGCTCAACTGGAGGCGCCGGTGGGAGCAGGCCGAGATCACGCCGCTGTCGGACGGGCAGCGCCGGACGATCGCCGCCGGGATCCTCCGGGCCGGACGGCCCGATGCCGCAGGGGCCCTCCCCCCGGCATGGAGCGCCGGCGTCGGACCGTTCCTCGACCAGCTGGAGGCCACCCCGGAACTCGACGAACTCTCCAGGTCCCCGCTCCTGCTGACACTGCTGGCCGCGACATGGCGCGGCGAACCCCTGCCGCGTCAGCGGTTCAAGATCTACGCCCGGCTCGTCGAGCTGCTCGTCGCCAAGCATCCCCAGATGCGGCAGCGCGCCTCACACGCGCGAGGGGCCTTGCTGTCGGCGACCGACATGACCACGTTGTTCGCCGCCGTGGCCTACCGCCTCCGCGTCAAGGATCCGGCCGGCACCGTCACCAAGCCGGAGTTGCGCGCGCTCGTCGTCGAGTCGATGACCGACGACGAAGTCCTCGGCTATCAGCGTGCCGAAGCCCGCAGGATCGCCGATGGGGTCCTCGCCGTGGCAGAGGACGAGTTCGGGCTGATCGTGTCGCACGGCGCCGGTTCCTGCGGCTTCCTGCATCGCGTGGTGCTCGACCACCTGGCCGGGCGGTATCTCGCCACGCTGCCCGCCGACGAGCAGCTCGCCGCCGTGCGTCGGTTCGTGCGTGATCCGGCCTGGCGCGATGTGCTCCTGGCGCTGCTGACCGCACAGGTCAGCTCCCGGGCGACCATGCCTCTCCTCGCGGCGGCCCTTGACGTGGGCGGCCCACGATGGGCGGACATCGACGGATACGAGCTGCTCGCCGAGGCGCTCGCGGCCGGTGTCGCGCTCACGCCCGCATCGCAGACCGATTACATCGGACGGCTCGTCGAACGGGTGGAGACCCATCCGTCGCTGCGTCATCGGGCGAACCTCATCACCTCGCTCACCGGCGTGCTCGCGAGCCGCGCCGCGCGCCCCCAGCTGCTGCCGGTCATGAAGCGATGGCTGACGGCGCCTCGCCCCGACCCGTCACCGTCCATGTGGGCGCTGCGCGATCTCGGCATCGCCGACGACGTCGCCTCCGAGTATCTGCTCTGGGGCATTCGGCACCCGGAGGACGGCGTGAAGGTCAACGCCGCGCTGGCCTTCGCACACCGATTCGGTGGCCGCCCCGGTCCGTCGGACCGGCTGACGGCCTTCACGGAGACCGGGCCGTCCTCGGCGACCCAGGCCGCCGCCGTCCTCGCCCTCGGCAACGGCTGGCCCGACGCACCCGAGACCGCACAGGTGATCGACTGGGCACGCCGTCAGCCGTCCAGAGCGCTCCGGCTGGTGGGCCTGCATCTGGTGCAGCGAGGCACCGCGGGGGGTGATGCCGCGCTGTACCGGCCGGAGGAACGGGACTGGCTGCTGTCCCTGCTCCGCCGGGAGGACCACCTCTCCGGGCCGTGGCCCACGGCGGACCTCGTCGGCATCGCCGCCGCCGGGGACGCGCAGGCGGCCGATTTCGCGTGGGAGACCCTGCGGACGAACGGGCGCAACGGCGGCGACCGCGGCCTTGCGTGGACGCTGGCCTGCAACGCCTTCGCCGATGACCCCCGCTTCAAGGACTGGGTGGCCGCACAGCTCGCGGACCCGGGGAAGCGCGGCCTGATCCTGTACGACGTCGGCATGATCCCCCAGCGATGGCGCGACGACCCCGCGTTCGCCCAGGCTCTCCGCCCCTACGTGGACACCGGGCTGCGCAACATCCTGCCCGGCCGGGTGGCCGGCCTCGCCACCGCGCTCCCGCCCGCCGACGCCCGCGCGACGCTGTTGCGCGGTCTGGACGCCTCCCGGCCGTACGCCGCGGCCCGCACGCTGGTCGAGCGGTACGCGGACGACGAGCACGTGCGCGCCGTCCTCACCGGCCGGCTTCGCGGCGACTTCGCCCGAGCCGCCCCGATGGCCGGTGTGGCCATCGATGTACTCGGCCCCGAGGAGGGCTTCGCTCTCCTGGTGTCGCTGCTGCGCCGGCCCGACGCGGATGCCCGGACCGAGATGCGCGTCGTCGTGGCCGAGGCCGTGGCCCACGCCTGGACGCGGCTGGAGACCGCCGCCCGGGGAACCGGTGCCGAAGCCGGGGCCGCGCGGGAGACACTCGCCGGCTACGACCCGGCCGAGCCGGCGGCGCTGTGCACGGCGGTGAAACCGCGTCCCTTGATGTGGCACGTCCCCGCGGTCATCAGTGCCTGGCCGGGGCAGCCGGCCGTCCAGGAATTCACCGAACAGCTCATCCATGACCCACGACCCCTCACATCGGGAATTCCGGACACCATTCCGGCCGCCGTCCTCAGGGCCTACTGCGGCAGGACCGAAGCCGCCTCCCGCCGGATCCTCGGCAACACCCTCGACCTGCTCAAGCACATCGGACCGGAACTGCGTGAGGTCCTGACCTACGAACTCGCACGCGGCTCACTCGCCGCGGCCGACCTCATCGACGTCATGACGGAATGGAAGAACGAACCGGACACCGAGATCCGCCGCCTCTCCCTCATCGGGCTCGTCCAGGCGGTCGGACTACACCAGCAGGCCCACATCGACGGAACGGGCCCCGGCGCACGTACGTCCGGGATGGAATGGCTCCGCGCGGAGATCACGGACGAGCTGTGCGCGTACGGCCCCGAGCTCGAAGAGCGCCGGCAACTGGCCTGGATCGGCATGCTCATGCTCGGCGACCTCACGCTGATCGACGGCATCGAGGAGACCATCGGTCACTCGGGCGAGCCCGGCGTCGAGCTGGACGCCCTCTACGACGGTGATGTGGATCAGATCCTCGTCGGCCTCGTCGCCGAGAACTGGGACCGTCTGTGCGCCCACTTCGGCGACGGGGTCTTCGACCGGCTGAACGGGACGTCCAGCCGTACCCGGCGAACGGCCGCCGAGCGACGGCGCCATGTCATGTCGGCGCTCGCGACAGTCGCTTCCCGGTACCCCGCCATCGCCGAGATGCTCCGCCGCGAGGCCGACACCGATGCCGCGCTCCGCCAGGACGCGCGCTTCCTCCTGTGGGCCAAGGAGGAGAACAGGGGCGACGAGGGAGTCCTCCGTGCGGTCGTGGCGAAGCTCGGACAGCCGGCGCACCATCAGGAGGACCATGTCCTCGAATCGATGCTGGACCGGCAGAGCTGGAATGTGTCCGACGAGGTGTTCAAGGAAATCCTCACCGAGGACATGGCCGACACCCGGTCGGGCCACGTGCTCGCGAGCGGGGAACTGGCCGCCTTCGCCCAGATCTTTCCGGCGGACAGCGTGTCCGGAGCCGCTTTCCGGGACCTCGAAACGTGGTTCGGGACAGACCCCGCGCATCGCGGGCCGCGCCACTGGGACGAGACGTTGGCCATCGCTTTCGGCGCAGCCGGACCGCGGGATCTGCCGGCCCTGGCGACCCGCGCCCACAGCCTGTTCCGTATGGGCCTCTCCGACGTCCATCTGCCCATGTTCGTCAAGCCGTTGATGCGGCGGCTGCGGCGGGACACGGACGCCGTCGAGGCGTTCCGAGCCGCCCTGCGCGATCCCATGGGCATCCGTGAGGACAGCCCCGTACTGGCGGCCTCCTGGGACCCGATCGCCGACGCGTACCCGCAGGTGCGGCCGGTGCAGCGCATGTACCTGTTCGCCGTGGTCCTGCACCGGGCGGATGCCCTCCCGCGGCCGGACGCGGCGGCGGCCGTCCGTGTCCTCGGATCCGTGTCCCCCGACACCGTCGTCCACAACCCCTTCACCCACCACGAGGGCCCCCTCCGCCTCGCCGTACTCGACCTCGTCGCGCGCTGA
- a CDS encoding ferredoxin yields the protein MKVTLDQDKCVSSGQCVMAAPDVFDQRDEDGIAVLLDAAPSADDADGVRHAAIVCPALAIQVEG from the coding sequence GTGAAAGTCACTCTCGATCAGGACAAGTGCGTCTCGTCGGGCCAGTGCGTCATGGCGGCCCCCGACGTCTTCGACCAGCGCGACGAGGACGGCATCGCCGTACTTCTGGACGCCGCGCCCTCCGCGGACGACGCGGACGGCGTCCGCCACGCCGCCATCGTCTGCCCGGCCCTGGCCATCCAAGTGGAGGGCTGA
- a CDS encoding cytochrome P450, with protein MAETLSPAGQHEAAIPGFPMSRAAGCPFDPPPALREQQQAGPLTKVRLWDGSTPWLVTRYAEQRALLADPRVSADITRPGYPSPSDSRTNSVGFILMDDPEHARLRRMVTAPFTIKRVEALRPSVQRIVDGLIDGMLAAPGPVDLVEAFALPVPSLVICELLGVPYADHDFFQDNSRTVINRDATTEERGAALGRLTDYLDGLMSRKRKNPGEDLLSGLAGRVDQGELTQQEAARTGVLLLIAGHETTANMIALGTLALLQHPEQLTALRETDDPALVAGAVEELLRYLHITHSGRRRVALADIDVAGRTIRAGDGLVIPNDIGNRDPEAFTDPDRLDIHRDARHHVAFGFGVHQCLGQPLARMELQVVCSTLYRRIPTLRLAAGMDDIPFKHDGSVYGVYELPVTW; from the coding sequence ATGGCAGAGACCCTGTCCCCGGCCGGACAGCACGAGGCCGCGATACCCGGATTCCCGATGTCCCGCGCCGCCGGATGCCCGTTCGACCCTCCGCCCGCCCTGCGGGAGCAGCAGCAGGCCGGGCCCCTCACCAAGGTCCGGCTGTGGGACGGCAGTACACCGTGGCTGGTGACCCGGTACGCCGAGCAGCGGGCGCTCCTGGCCGACCCACGGGTCAGCGCCGACATCACCCGGCCCGGCTACCCCAGCCCCTCGGACAGCAGGACGAACAGCGTCGGCTTCATCCTGATGGACGACCCCGAGCACGCCCGCCTGCGGCGCATGGTCACCGCGCCCTTCACCATCAAACGGGTCGAGGCCCTCCGCCCGAGCGTCCAGCGGATCGTGGACGGCCTCATCGACGGCATGCTCGCCGCCCCCGGCCCCGTGGACCTCGTGGAGGCGTTCGCCCTGCCGGTGCCCTCCCTCGTCATCTGCGAACTGCTCGGAGTCCCGTACGCGGACCATGACTTCTTCCAGGACAACAGCAGGACGGTCATCAACCGCGATGCCACGACGGAGGAACGCGGCGCCGCTCTGGGACGTCTGACCGACTACCTCGACGGTCTGATGTCCCGGAAGCGGAAGAACCCCGGCGAGGACCTGCTCTCCGGTCTCGCCGGACGCGTCGACCAGGGCGAGCTGACCCAGCAGGAGGCGGCGCGGACCGGGGTGCTGCTGCTCATCGCCGGTCACGAGACGACGGCGAACATGATCGCGCTCGGCACGCTCGCCCTGCTCCAGCACCCCGAGCAGCTGACCGCGCTGCGGGAGACGGACGATCCGGCACTGGTCGCCGGAGCCGTCGAGGAACTGCTGCGCTATCTGCACATCACCCACAGCGGACGGCGCCGGGTGGCACTGGCGGACATCGACGTGGCCGGACGGACCATCAGGGCGGGCGACGGGCTGGTGATCCCCAACGACATCGGCAACCGCGACCCGGAGGCCTTCACCGATCCCGACCGCCTCGACATCCACCGCGACGCCCGCCACCACGTGGCGTTCGGCTTCGGTGTCCACCAGTGCCTGGGCCAGCCGCTGGCACGGATGGAACTCCAGGTCGTCTGCAGCACCCTCTACCGGCGCATCCCCACCCTGCGCCTCGCGGCCGGGATGGACGACATCCCGTTCAAGCACGACGGTTCCGTGTACGGCGTGTACGAACTCCCCGTTACGTGGTGA
- a CDS encoding NAD(P)/FAD-dependent oxidoreductase, whose protein sequence is MTGPSDILVVGASAAGLTVAETLRRLGYAGALTVLGAEPHLPYDRPPLSKHVLSGHWEPSRATLRDPQALARLDAGLVLGSPAVALDAGARSVRTAAGRTLRADAVVVATGLSPRTLPGQADLAGAHVLRTLDDALALRRELAAGARLVVVGDGVLGSEIAATARSMGAEVTLVGPQSAPMTDQLGPEVAARLARLHTDRGVRLLPGSAVRGLRAAGGRVTGVHLDSGETLPADVVVVAIGATPNTAWLSGSGLRVDDGLVCDSWCRAADGIYAAGDVARWHHDALGTLQRLENRTNATEQAMAVARTVLGDGRPYRPVPYFWTEQYATRIHVYGTPSADAELTVVEGDMAEQRFVALYHRDGTVTGVLGWNMPKQARLRRQLLVDAYASAAPGSVTP, encoded by the coding sequence ATGACGGGCCCCTCCGACATCCTGGTGGTCGGCGCCTCCGCCGCCGGGCTCACCGTCGCGGAGACCCTGCGCCGCCTCGGCTACGCGGGCGCGCTGACCGTACTCGGAGCCGAACCGCACCTGCCCTACGACCGGCCACCGCTGTCCAAGCACGTGCTGTCCGGGCACTGGGAACCCTCCCGCGCCACGCTGCGCGATCCACAGGCGCTGGCCCGGCTGGACGCCGGACTCGTCCTCGGCTCGCCCGCCGTGGCGCTGGACGCCGGGGCCAGGTCGGTCCGCACGGCAGCCGGGCGGACCCTGCGCGCGGACGCCGTCGTCGTCGCCACCGGTCTGAGCCCCCGGACGCTTCCCGGCCAGGCGGACCTGGCGGGCGCCCATGTCCTGCGTACCCTCGACGACGCGCTCGCCCTGCGCCGCGAACTGGCCGCCGGGGCACGCCTGGTCGTCGTCGGCGACGGGGTGCTCGGGAGCGAGATCGCCGCCACCGCCCGCTCCATGGGGGCCGAGGTCACTCTCGTGGGCCCTCAGTCCGCTCCCATGACCGACCAGTTGGGCCCCGAGGTGGCGGCGCGGCTGGCCCGTCTCCACACGGACCGCGGCGTGCGGCTGCTGCCCGGTTCGGCGGTACGCGGCCTGCGCGCGGCCGGGGGACGCGTCACCGGGGTCCATCTCGACTCCGGCGAGACCCTGCCCGCCGATGTGGTGGTGGTCGCCATCGGCGCGACCCCCAACACCGCCTGGCTGAGCGGCAGTGGACTGCGCGTCGACGACGGCCTGGTGTGCGACTCCTGGTGCCGTGCCGCCGACGGGATCTACGCGGCCGGTGATGTGGCGCGCTGGCACCATGACGCGCTCGGCACGCTCCAGCGGCTGGAGAACCGCACCAACGCCACCGAACAGGCCATGGCGGTCGCCCGCACCGTCCTGGGCGACGGCCGGCCCTACCGTCCGGTCCCCTACTTCTGGACCGAGCAGTACGCCACCCGGATCCATGTCTACGGAACACCGTCCGCCGACGCCGAACTCACCGTCGTCGAGGGAGACATGGCCGAACAGCGCTTCGTCGCCCTCTACCACCGGGACGGCACCGTCACCGGCGTGCTCGGCTGGAACATGCCCAAACAGGCACGCCTGCGACGGCAGCTCCTCGTGGACGCGTACGCCTCCGCCGCCCCCGGCTCCGTAACCCCGTAA
- a CDS encoding TetR/AcrR family transcriptional regulator, with translation MTRTVRSQRADGTKEVILDVAERLFAEHGVFAVSNRQISEAAGQGNNAAVGYHFGTKTDLLRAIVRRHSEPMDTLRRDMLERTGDSTDVRDWVACLVRPSTEHLTELPYPTWYARFGAQLMTDPVLREVMVDETFGPSIQQTLDGLNRCLDLPLPVRIERGDMARNLLVHMLAERERALADGTHTARASWREFATGLIDAITAIWLAPVTPGP, from the coding sequence ATGACCAGGACCGTCCGTTCCCAACGGGCCGACGGAACGAAGGAAGTCATCCTGGACGTGGCTGAGCGGCTGTTCGCGGAGCACGGTGTGTTCGCCGTGTCGAACCGCCAGATCAGCGAGGCCGCCGGGCAGGGGAACAACGCCGCCGTCGGCTACCACTTCGGCACCAAGACCGACCTCCTGCGGGCCATCGTCCGCCGGCACAGCGAGCCGATGGACACCCTGCGCCGGGACATGCTCGAACGGACCGGGGACTCCACCGACGTACGGGACTGGGTGGCCTGCCTGGTCCGCCCGAGCACCGAGCACCTGACGGAGCTCCCGTATCCGACGTGGTACGCCCGGTTCGGCGCGCAGCTGATGACCGATCCGGTCCTGCGCGAGGTGATGGTCGACGAGACGTTCGGACCGTCCATCCAGCAGACCCTGGACGGTCTCAACCGGTGTCTCGACCTGCCGCTCCCGGTACGGATCGAGCGGGGCGACATGGCCCGCAACCTGCTGGTGCACATGCTCGCCGAGCGGGAACGCGCCCTCGCCGACGGCACGCACACCGCACGCGCCAGCTGGCGGGAGTTCGCGACCGGTCTCATCGACGCGATCACCGCGATCTGGCTCGCCCCCGTAACGCCCGGCCCCTGA